CCGAGAGGCCCGCAGCTTCTGCAGCGGCCACACCCGTCCAGCCTTCCCCCAGCAACTGCAGGGCCCGTGCTCGCTTCAACACCCGCACCGAATGCCGGCCCCGGCGCATCAGCGCGTCCAGCGCCTCCTTCTCCGCCTGCTTCAGCTTCACGCCAGGCTCCTGCATGTCGACCCTCCTACTTGGGCCAACATGCAGCCTCGGCAGACTTCATCCGGGACGAGGACTAGTCCTCGTCCCGGATGAAGTCCTCCGGTTGGTAGTGGAAGGTGTGCCGGGCCTTGGCGGTGGTGAAGGCCCAGCGAATGGGAACGCGGTGGCGGTTGGCATCGCGTTCCCAGGCGCGAGTCCTGTCGCGCAGGGTCTCCACGGAAGCGATGCGCTGGTGTCCCAGGCATTGACGCGAGACGAGGCTCACCTCGATTTCAGCCTGATTGAGCCAGCTGCCGTGCACAGGCGTGTAGTGCACGCAGAAGCGACTCCACAGGCGCAGGCCCTGCTTCCATCCAAAGCGACGTGTCAGCGAGAAACGTGTGTGGATGTTGAGGTTGTCCAGCACGAGGTGAATCTTTCGGGCGTTGGGGTAGCGGCGCGCCAGGTCCCGCACCGCTTCCGCGAAATCAGCGGCCTTGCGGCAGCGCGTCGCCTTGACGAAGTGGCGCCCTGTCTGCGGCTCCACCGCGCAGAAGAGATTGGCGGTGCCACACCGGACATATTCGAAGTCACGCCGAGCGACAGCGCCAGGGTGCATGGGCAGCACGTCTCGCTTGGAGTCCAGCAGTTGTACGGGCCTCTCGTCGAAGCAGACGACGGGCTCACGTCGGCTGAAGGGCTTCTCGTAAAGGGCCAGCACGTCCTCCATGCGCTGGACGTACTGGGCATCCAGGCTGGGCACGCACCACCTTTTTTTCCCGCCACGGCTTCAAGTCATGCCGCTGCAGGAGCTCGCGCACCGTCTCCATGCCTACGTGAGGCACGATTCCCCGTCCTACGACTTCACGCACCAGCAGGCTCAGCGTCCACCGGGCATATCCCTCCGGTGGACTGCTGCACACCAGCGCCACGACTTGGGAGGCCTGCCCGGGAGTGAAGCGTCGCTGGCGCCCAGGCCGTGGCCTCTCCTGGAGGGCAGCATCAAGGCCTTCGCGCCGGTAGCGCCCTCGCACCTGCCGCACCGTCCGCTCCGAGAGGCCCGCAGCTTCTGCAGCGGCCACACCCGTCCAGCCTTCCCCCAGCAACTGCAGGGCCCGTGCTCGCTTCAACACCCGCACCGAATGCCGGCCCCGGCGCATCAGCGCGTCCAGCGCCTCCTTCTCCGCCTGCTTCAGCTTCACGCCAGGCTCCTGCATGTCGACCCTCCTACTTGGGCCAACATGCAGCCTCGGCAGACTTCATCCGGGACGAGGACTAGAACCGCTCCACCACGCAGCAGGACATGCACCTGATCCCTGCGGCCATCCGGATACGGAAAGGACCGCAGCGTCAGTCCCCAAAAACGAAAACGGGCTGGAGACCTTTCGGCCTCCAGCCCGCTTCGTCGTTTGGTCGGGGAGACAGGATTTGAACCTGCGACCCCTTGGTCCCGAACCAAGTGCTCTACCAGGCTGAGCCACTCCCCGATATCCGGTGCTGCGCCAGGAACTGCTCTCGGGCCCGGCGAAGCGTGGGCGGATCTATCCGAGCCGCTTCCTTCAGTCAACGGACTCTTTCGCCTCCCCCTTCCCTCCCCCTCCCCGCCCCCCTCGCTCCCCCGACTGTTGTCCTACCTACCCTTCAGGACGGGACAATGTTCACCCTCTTCACAAGATCCGGGCCTTCCTGTAGTTCCAAGATGTTGCACGTTGATCCGCCCCTGTTCCCCCACAGAGGACCATGACTGCTCCCACTGTCCTCATCTCGGATGATGAGCCCCTTGTCGTGTCCGCACTCGCCCGGGAGGCCAAGCGCTCCGGCCTCGTCTGCGTGTCCGACACCACCTCCGAACATGTGATGGAGCTGGCCCGCAAACACCGGCCCGCGGTCATCATCCTGGACATCAATCAGCACCAGGATGGACGCGACCTGCTCGCGCAGCTGAAGAAGGACCCCGTCACCCGCGACAGCAAGGTCATCATGCTCAGCGGCGTGGAGGATCAGTTCACCCGCCACGTGTGCTTCGAGCTGGGCGCCGACGACTACGAAGTGAAGCCGTGCGACCCCACCTTCATGACCCGCATCGCCCGCATGGCCGCCGCCGCCGTGCGCCCCCCCGCTTCGCCCGAAGCCGCCTGACTCACGCCGGCCGCAGCGAACGGATGGCCTGCGCGTAGTCCTTCGCGCCAAACACGTAGCTGCCCGCCACCAGCACCGTCGCCCCCGCGTCCACCACGCGCTTCGCCGTCTGCGCGTTGATGCCGCCGTCCACCTCGATGTCCACGTCCTTCAGCCCCCGCGCGTCCAACATCGCGCGCAGCCGGCGGACCTTGTCCACCGTGGACTCGATGAACGACTGCCCCCCAAACCCCGGGTTCACGCTCATCAAGAGCACCATGTCCACGTCCCCGAGCACCTCTTCAATCGCCGACAGCGGCGTGCCCGGGTTCAACACCACCGCGGGCTTCGCCCCCGCCTGACGGATGGTCTGCAACGTGCGGTGCAGGTGGGGGCTCGCCTCCTGGTGCACCGTCAGCACGTCCGCCCCCGCCTTCGCGAACGCCTCCACGTACTTCTCCGGCTCGACAATCATCAGGTGCACGTCCAGCGGCTTCGTCGCCACCCGCTTGATGGCCTCCACGATGACCGGCCCCAACGTGAGGTTGGGCACGAACCTGCCATCCATGACATCCACGTGAATCCAATCCGCGCCGGCGGCCTCGATGGCGCGGACCTCCTCTCCCAGGCGGCTGAAATCACAGGAGAGCAGCGACGGAGAGATGCGGACGGGGCGGGTCATGGCGGCGCTTCTTAACCGCTTCCGGACGCCCCGGGTACCTCCGCCCGGCAGGACAGAGGGCTGGCGGACAGAGGTGGACCTGTCAGGTGGGGGGTCCGGGCGGCCGATACAGCCCGCGTGCTACAACCTGACGCGCCCGCGGCCATCCGCCGCATCCCACGGAGCCCGCCCCGGTGCTTCCCCAGTCCGTGCCCGCCTCCCCCAACCTGTCCCGCCGGCTCGCGAAGCTGACGTCCATCCTGGATGTCGCCAAGGCGATGAGCGCCGAGCGCGACCTGGACCTGCTGCTGCCCCTCATCCTCTATGAGGCCACCAAGGTCGTGGAGTCGGACCGCTGCTCGCTCTTCATCCTGGACCGCGAGCGCGATGAGCTCTGGAGCAAGGTGGCCCAGGGCTCCAAGAACGAGATCCGCCTCCCCTCGGGCAGCGGCATCGCCGGACAGGTCGCCCAGACGGGCGCCGTCATCAACATCCCCGACGCCTACGCCGACCCCCGCTTCAACAGCTCCTTCGACGTCTCCAGCGGCTACCGCACCCACACCATCCTCTGCGTCCCCATGCGCGACGCCAACGGGGACGTGACGGGCGTCATCCAGGCCCTCAACAAGCGCGGCGGGCAGGTGTTCGACGCGGAGGACGAGGAGCTGCTGCTCGCCCTGGGAGCCCAGGCCGCTGGCGCGATTGAGAACGCCCTCCTCCATGAGGAAATCAACCGCCTCTTCGAGGGCTTCGTCTCCGCGTCCGTCGTCGCCATCGAGGCGCGCGACCCGACCACCGCCGGCCACTCCGGCCGCGTCGCGGACCTCACCGTGTCCCTGGCCCAGGCGCTGGAGCACCACACCACCGGCCCCTATGCCCAGACGCGCTTCACCGCCGTGGAGCTGCAGGAGCTGCGGTACGCGTCGCTCCTGCATGACTTCGGCAAGGTGGGCGTGCGCGAGAACGTGCTCGTCAAGGCGGAGAAGCTGTACCCGCATGAGCTGGAGGCGCTGCGCGCCCGCTTCCAGTTGGCTCGCAAGGACCTGCAGCTACAGAGCTCCCGGCGCCGGCTGGCCGCCGTGGAGGTCCGCGGGCTGGCCGCCCTGCCCTCCATCCACCAGGAGGAGGACGCGCGGCTGGGCCAGGAGCTGGCCCAGTTGGATGAGGTGATGGGCTTCCTGCTCACCTGCAACAAGCCCACGGTGCTCGCGCAGGGCAACTTCGAGCGGCTGCTGGAATTGGGCAAGCTCACGTTCACGGATGCGCACGACCATGGGCAGGCGCTGCTCTTGCCCCATGAAATCCAATCCCTCTCCATCACCCGCGGCACGCTCTCCCCGGAGGAGCGCCGCGAAATCGAGAGCCACGTCGAGCACACGTACCGCTTCCTGTCGCAGATTCCGTGGACCCGCGCGCTGCGCCGCGTGCCGGAGATTGCCTACGCGCACCACGAGAAGCTGGATGGCACGGGCTACCCTCGCGCCGTCCCGGAGATCCCGGTGCAGTCCCGGATGATGTCCATCTGCGACATCTACGACGCGCTCACCGCGAGCGACCGGCCCTACAAGAAGGCCGTGCCGCACGCGCTCGCGCTGGACATCCTCAAGAAGGAGGCGGGGTCCGGACAGCTCGACAGGGACCTCTTCACCATCTTCGTCGAGGCGGAGATTCCCCGCCGGGCCCTCAAGAAGAGCCCGGCGTAGGACGCTGCATCAGGCGCTGATGGTGTGCAGCCGGAGGCTGTTGATCTTCCCCGGCTGGCCCACCGGCGCGCCGAACACCACCACGATGCGGTCGCCCTTGCGCGCCAGCCCGCGCGACACCAGCTCCTCCTCCACGCGGCGGAGCATGGTCTCCGTCTCCTGGATGGGCTCCAGCACGCGCGGCACCACGCCCCAGAGCAGCGCCAGGCGGCGGCGCACTTCCTGGTTCGGGCTGAACGCCACAATCGGCACCGTGGGCCGGTAGTGTGCGAGCAGGCGCGCCGTCACGCCGGACAGCGTGAAGGCCGCGATGAGCGAGGCGCCGCTGGCCTTGGCCGCCTCGCACGCCACGCGCGCGATGACGTCCGGGAAGTGCAGCGGCAGGCCCAGCGGGGCCTCAATCACGCGCGGCTGGAGCTGCGCGCGGGACGAGGACTCGGCCGCCAGGATGATGCGCTCCATCATCTGCACGGAGTCCAGGGGGAACTTGCCGCTCGCCGTCTCACCCGAGAGCATCAGCGCGTCCGCGCCGTCGTAGACGGCGTTGGCCACGTCGCTTGCCTCCGCGCGCGTGGGGCGCGGGTTGTCGATCATCGAGTTGAGCATCTGCGTGGCCACGATGACGGGCAGGCCGCGCAGGTTGGAGCGCCGGATGATGTCCTTCTGGACGGCCGGCACCTCTTCGGGGGGAATCTCCACGCCCAGGTCGCCGCGGGCCACCATCACGCCGTCCGTCTTGTCGAGGATGGCGTCCAGGCGCGCGATGGCCTCCGGCTTCTCCAGCTTGGAGATGATGGGCACCGTGCGGCCCACCTCCGCCATGGCCTGGCGAGCGGAGTCCAGGTCGGACGGCTGACGCACGAAGGACAGCGCGATGTAGTCCACGCCCGCCTTGAGGCCGAAGATGAGGTCCTCGCGGTCCTTGGGCGTGAGCGCGTCCGCGCGCACCGCCACGCCGGGCAGGTTGATGCCCTTGTTGTTCTTCAGGATGCCGCCGTGGACCACTTCCGTCTTGATGAGCTGCTTCTTGTCCGTCTCCACGACGCGCAGCTCCAGGAGGCCGTCATCCAGCAGGATGCGGTCGCCCGGGTTCACGTCCGCCGCCAGGTGCGGGTACGTGGTGGACACGATTTCGTCCGTGCCCTTCACCGTCTCGTCGGTGGTGATGTGGAAGGTGGCGCCGTGCTTCAGCTCCGTGCTGCCGGTGACGAAGCGGCCGGTGCGAATCTTGGGGCCCTGCAGGTCCCCCAGGATGCCCACCGCCTTGCGCACCTTCAGCGAGGCCGCGCGCAGCATGTCGATGTTCGCCTGATGCTGCTCGTGGCTGCCGTGGGAGAAGTTGAGCCGGGCCACGTCCATGCCGGCCTCCAGCAGCGCTTCCAACATCTCCGGGGTCTGACTGGCGGGGCCGAGGGTGCAGACAATCTTTGCTCGTCGCATATGAGGCCGAACATCCGGCCCCAGCG
The sequence above is drawn from the Corallococcus sp. NCRR genome and encodes:
- a CDS encoding HD family phosphohydrolase — encoded protein: MLPQSVPASPNLSRRLAKLTSILDVAKAMSAERDLDLLLPLILYEATKVVESDRCSLFILDRERDELWSKVAQGSKNEIRLPSGSGIAGQVAQTGAVINIPDAYADPRFNSSFDVSSGYRTHTILCVPMRDANGDVTGVIQALNKRGGQVFDAEDEELLLALGAQAAGAIENALLHEEINRLFEGFVSASVVAIEARDPTTAGHSGRVADLTVSLAQALEHHTTGPYAQTRFTAVELQELRYASLLHDFGKVGVRENVLVKAEKLYPHELEALRARFQLARKDLQLQSSRRRLAAVEVRGLAALPSIHQEEDARLGQELAQLDEVMGFLLTCNKPTVLAQGNFERLLELGKLTFTDAHDHGQALLLPHEIQSLSITRGTLSPEERREIESHVEHTYRFLSQIPWTRALRRVPEIAYAHHEKLDGTGYPRAVPEIPVQSRMMSICDIYDALTASDRPYKKAVPHALALDILKKEAGSGQLDRDLFTIFVEAEIPRRALKKSPA
- the rpe gene encoding ribulose-phosphate 3-epimerase, with amino-acid sequence MTRPVRISPSLLSCDFSRLGEEVRAIEAAGADWIHVDVMDGRFVPNLTLGPVIVEAIKRVATKPLDVHLMIVEPEKYVEAFAKAGADVLTVHQEASPHLHRTLQTIRQAGAKPAVVLNPGTPLSAIEEVLGDVDMVLLMSVNPGFGGQSFIESTVDKVRRLRAMLDARGLKDVDIEVDGGINAQTAKRVVDAGATVLVAGSYVFGAKDYAQAIRSLRPA
- the pyk gene encoding pyruvate kinase; translation: MRRAKIVCTLGPASQTPEMLEALLEAGMDVARLNFSHGSHEQHQANIDMLRAASLKVRKAVGILGDLQGPKIRTGRFVTGSTELKHGATFHITTDETVKGTDEIVSTTYPHLAADVNPGDRILLDDGLLELRVVETDKKQLIKTEVVHGGILKNNKGINLPGVAVRADALTPKDREDLIFGLKAGVDYIALSFVRQPSDLDSARQAMAEVGRTVPIISKLEKPEAIARLDAILDKTDGVMVARGDLGVEIPPEEVPAVQKDIIRRSNLRGLPVIVATQMLNSMIDNPRPTRAEASDVANAVYDGADALMLSGETASGKFPLDSVQMMERIILAAESSSRAQLQPRVIEAPLGLPLHFPDVIARVACEAAKASGASLIAAFTLSGVTARLLAHYRPTVPIVAFSPNQEVRRRLALLWGVVPRVLEPIQETETMLRRVEEELVSRGLARKGDRIVVVFGAPVGQPGKINSLRLHTISA
- a CDS encoding helix-turn-helix domain-containing protein, with the translated sequence MQEPGVKLKQAEKEALDALMRRGRHSVRVLKRARALQLLGEGWTGVAAAEAAGLSERTVRQVRGRYRREGLDAALQERPRPGRQRRFTPGQASQVVALVCSSPPEGYARWTLSLLVREVVGRGIVPHVGMETVRELLQRHDLKPWREKKVVRAQPGCPVRPAHGGRAGPLREALQPT
- a CDS encoding response regulator, whose product is MTAPTVLISDDEPLVVSALAREAKRSGLVCVSDTTSEHVMELARKHRPAVIILDINQHQDGRDLLAQLKKDPVTRDSKVIMLSGVEDQFTRHVCFELGADDYEVKPCDPTFMTRIARMAAAAVRPPASPEAA
- a CDS encoding IS630 family transposase, which codes for MPSLDAQYVQRMEDVLALYEKPFSRREPVVCFDERPVQLLDSKRDVLPMHPGAVARRDFEYVRCGTANLFCAVEPQTGRHFVKATRCRKAADFAEAVRDLARRYPNARKIHLVLDNLNIHTRFSLTRRFGWKQGLRLWSRFCVHYTPVHGSWLNQAEIEVSLVSRQCLGHQRIASVETLRDRTRAWERDANRHRVPIRWAFTTAKARHTFHYQPEDFIRDED